One genomic region from Prunus persica cultivar Lovell chromosome G3, Prunus_persica_NCBIv2, whole genome shotgun sequence encodes:
- the LOC109948067 gene encoding uncharacterized protein LOC109948067 encodes MPDIDPEIISHKLSISPAFKPVRQKRRSYDAERYEAMCTEVDKLQTIGFIREVTYPVWLANSVMVRKGAGGWRMCQDYTDLNKACPKDSFPLPRIDQLVDATAGHELLSFMDAYSGYNQIFMHPPDSEHTAFITDRGLYCYNVMPFGLKNAGATYQRLVNRIFAEHIGSIMEVYVDDMLVKSRTAEEHLHNLSIMFGILKDYRMRLNPMKCAFGVSSGKFLGFMISHRGIEANPEKIKAIIDMERPKTTKDIQSLTGQVAALTRFISKATDKCVPFFKALKWGKRNIIWTAECDKAFQDLKDYMGRAPLLSKPLPGETLYLYLSVSSTAVSSVLIRIPERAELPIFYVSKALQSAELRYPPLEQLALALVVSARRLRPYFQAHGIKVLTNQPLRQVLQRPETSGRLIKWAIELGEFDIQFVPRPAEKGQAVADFISELTPPTAQEISELDTKTGTPMEVDAERLDVSNPVWTLHVDGSANQQGCGAGLVLTTPEGLKIEYALRFNFRTSNNEAEYEALLAGLRLARSMNAKQIKIHSDSQLIVNQVTADFAARDASMNAYLSSTHLLLQGFRAYEIKQIPRSENSHANALARLASAINDKVGRKVPVEILARPSTVASEICTIRYKDTWMSPIYSYLTNGTLPEDKAQARKLRYRSARYTVINDVLYKRGYTTPYLKCLTAEQGGYVLREIHNGVCGDHSGSRSLAHKTFRQGYFWPTMHQDASSLVKKCDKCQRFGNIQHIPAEPLTPIVSPWPFAQWGLDLIGPMPQGKGQVKYAVVAVDYFTKWVEAEPLATITAARVEDFVWTHICCRFGIPYAIITDNGRQFDSELFRHFCTRLKINLFFASPAHPQSNGQVEVINKIIKKLLKRQLNKAKGAWPEKLPEALWAIRTSYRTSTGETPFSLAFGSEAVVPVEIGKPSYRTETFALKPNEEALSLSLDLLEEHRAHANLRNEAYKQRVSRYYNSRVRHRSFRIGDWVMRKVSLATRDAAEGTLGPSWEGPYEIIGILRSGTYRLRDSNGKTLGHPWNVEHLKYYFK; translated from the coding sequence ATGCCCGACATAGACCCTGAAATCATCAGCCATAAACTCAGCATTTCCCCCGCCTTCAAGCCTGTCAGGCAGAAGCGCCGTTCGTACGATGCCGAACGGTACGAAGCCATGTGCACTGAAGTTGACAAACTTCAAACCATCGGCTTCATCAGGGAGGTTACCTACCCGGTATGGCTGGCGAATTCGGTCATGGTCCGGAAGGGTGCAGGCGGCTGGAGAATGTGCCAAGACTACACCGATCTGAACAAGGCCTGCCCAAAGGACAGCTTTCCGTTGCCCCGGATAGACCAGCTCGTGGACGCCACGGCAGGACACGagctgctcagcttcatggacgcctattCAGGGTACAACCAGATTTTCATGCACCCCCCCGACAGCGAGCACACCGCCTTCATCACGGACAGAGGGTTGTACTGCTACAACGTCATGCCGTTCGGCTTGAAGAACGCGGGGGCAACATATCAGAGGCTTGTCAACAGAATCTTCGCTGAACACATCGGCAGCATCATGGAGGTTTACGTTGACGACATGTTGGTAAAAAGCAGAACCGCCGAAGAGCACCTGCACAATCTGTCTATCATGTTCGGTATACTGAAGGACTACCGAATGAGGTTAAACCCGATGAAATGCGCCTTCGGTGTATCTTCTGGGAAGTTCCTCGGTTTCATGATTAGTCACAGGGGCATCGAAGCGAACCCCGAAAAAATAAAGGCCATCATCGACATGGAGAGgccaaaaacaacaaaggaCATTCAAAGCCTTACCGGACAAGTGGCTGCCCTGACTCGCTTCATATCCAAGGCTACCGACAAATGTGTACCGTTCTTTAAAGCCTTGAAATGGGGCAAACGGAATATCATATGGACTGCCGAATGTGATAAAGCGTTTCAAGACTTAAAGGACTACATGGGCAGAGCACCCCTCCTGTCGAAACCACTACCTGGAGAGACTCTCTATCTATACCTTTCGGTGTCTAGCACTGCCGTCAGTTCGGTATTGATCCGGATACCGGAGAGGGCAGAGCTACCGATCTTCTATGTCAGTAAGGCACTCCAGAGCGCCGAACTTCGATATCCCCCGTTAGAACAGCTTGCGCTAGCCCTGGTGGTCTCGGCACGAAGACTTCGGCCATACTTCCAAGCACACGGGATCAAAGTCCTGACTAACCAACCGCTTCGGCAAGTGCTCCAAAGACCTGAAACTTCTGGCCGGTTGATCAAATGGGCGATTGAACTCGGAGAATTCGATATACAGTTTGTGCCAAGACCAGCCGAAAAGGGTCAGGCCGTTGCCGATTTCATCTCCGAGCTCACCCCACCAACGGCACAGGAAATAAGCGAGCTAGATACCAAAACCGGTACACCGATGGAAGTAGACGCCGAACGGCTCGACGTCTCAAATCCCGTATGGACTCTGCACGTCGACGGCTCGGCAAACCAACAAGGATGCGGAGCCGGCCTAGTACTGACAACACCGGAGGGACTCAAGATCGAGTACGCCCTCCGATTCAACTTCCGAACCTCCAACAATGAGGCAGAGTATGAGGCTCTCTTGGCTGGCCTTCGGTTAGCCAGGAGCATGAACGCAAAACAGATCAAGATACACAGCGACTCTCAGCTCATTGTGAACCAGGTAACGGCAGACTTCGCCGCCAGAGACGCCTCCATGAACGCCTACCTTTCGTCTACTCACCTGCTGCTCCAGGGCTTCCGAGCCTACGAGATCAAGCAGATCCCCAGAAGCGAAAACAGTCATGCCAATGCATTGGCACGGCTAGCTTCGGCAATCAATGACAAAGTCGGAAGAAAGGTGCCGGTGGAAATTCTTGCCCGACCGAGCACGGTAGCCTCTGAAATATGTACCATACGGTACAAGGATACATGGATGTCCCCTATCTACTCATACCTGACCAACGGCACCCTTCCTGAGGACAAGGCCCAGGCCCGGAAGCTTAGATACCGATCGGCAAGGTACACCGTCATCAACGACGTCCTTTACAAACGTGGCTACACGACTCCGTATCTCAAGTGCCTTACGGCAGAGCAGGGGGGCTACGTCCTCCGGGAGATCCACAATGGTGTTTGCGGCGACCACTCTGGGTCCCGGTCACTCGCACACAAAACCTTTCGGCAGGGATATTTCTGGCCGACTATGCACCAGGACGCCAGTTCGCTTGTGAAGAAATGCGATAAATGTCAGCGCTTCGGCAACATACAGCATATCCCCGCCGAACCCTTGACACCAATCGTGAGTCCTTGGCCTTTCGCACAGTGGGGACTAGACCTGATCGGTCCGATGCCACAAGGAAAAGGCCAGGTGAAATACGCTGTGGTTGCCGTcgactacttcaccaaatgggtggagGCCGAACCTCTTGCAACCATAACAGCAGCGAGAGTAGAAGACTTCGTCTGGACTCACATTTGTTGCCGTTTCGGTATCCCGTATGCAATCATCACCGACAACGGCAGACAGTTCGATTCGGAACTCTTCAGGCACTTTTGCACCCGCCTGAAGATCAACTTGTTTTTCGCATCACCGGCCCATCCCCAGTCAAACGGTCAGGTAGAAGtgataaacaaaatcatcaagaaactGCTAAAACGGCAGCTGAACAAAGCCAAAGGAGCCTGGCCAGAAAAGCTTCCCGAAGCGCTCTGGGCCATCCGGACCTCTTACCGAACGTCCACGGGAGAGACCCCATTCTCCTTGGCTTTCGGTTCGGAAGCCGTTGTGCCGGTAGAAATTGGCAAACCTTCCTACCGAACGGAAACCTTCGCTCTGAAGCCAAACGAAGAAGCACTCTCTCTGAGCCTCGACCTTCTGGAGGAGCACCGAGCGCATGCCAACCTTCGGAATGAAGCCTACAAGCAACGTGTCTCTCGGTATTACAACTCTAGAGTCAGGCACCGTTCGTTCCGAATCGGTGATTGGGTCATGAGGAAGGTGTCCCTAGCAACTAGGGATGCTGCGGAAGGAACCCTCGGACCTTCCTGGGAAGGACCTTACGAGATCATCGGTATCCTTCGATCGGGAACCTACCGCCTAAGAGACTCCAACGGCAAGACCCTCGGTCATCCTTGGAACGTGGAACATCTCAAGTACTATTTCAAGTAA